The region AAATCTTTAAATACTTCTCTGTATAATTCATCTATTGAAGTCCCTTTTTCGTTTCTCAAATCTTCTGCATTCCCACTCAAAATATTTTTGCCTTCGGATATAAATACTACATCATCAAATAATCTTTCTATATCATTTACTAAATGAGTAGTTATAACCATAGAACTTTCTTCCGAAAAATTATTTACTATAGTATCAAGTATCTTTTCTCTTGTAGTAGGATCTACCCCTCCAAGAGGCTCATCAAGCATATAAATCTTAGCTTTTCTAGATAAAACTAAAGTTAGCTGAAGTTTTTCAAGCATACCTTTAGAAAGAGAAGTAACTTTGCTATCTTTATCTAAACGCATGAAATCTAAAAGCTCTACTGCTTTATTAAAATCGAAATCAGCATAAAAGTCTTTAAAAAATTCTAAAGCATCCTTTATCCTCATCCACTTATATAAATAATTCACATCTGGTAAATAGGAAACTATAGATCTTGTATAAACTGATGGCTTCTGGTTATCTATTAAAATTTCTCCTGAACTCTTTTTTAGAATTCCTGC is a window of Clostridium pasteurianum DNA encoding:
- a CDS encoding ABC transporter ATP-binding protein, with translation MEDCLLKATNLSKSYLKKKALDDFNVEVKKGRILGLLGPNGSGKSTFIKIVAGILKKSSGEILIDNQKPSVYTRSIVSYLPDVNYLYKWMRIKDALEFFKDFYADFDFNKAVELLDFMRLDKDSKVTSLSKGMLEKLQLTLVLSRKAKIYMLDEPLGGVDPTTREKILDTIVNNFSEESSMVITTHLVNDIERLFDDVVFISEGKNILSGNAEDLRNEKGTSIDELYREVFKDF